One genomic segment of Deinococcus sp. LM3 includes these proteins:
- a CDS encoding aquaporin, with protein sequence MSVPLVRAVTAEGLGTFALVFFGPGAAVVQAQTGALGHLGVAAVFGLTVTAVIAALAPISGAHINPAATFALTLARQFPRERVLPYVAAQLTGAALAAYALLALFGLKGNLGVTLPAGSLPQAFILELILTFFLLLVALRSGLPWVVGGVVALEAAMGGPITGASMNPARSFGPALASGIWTAHWLYWVAPLLGAALAVAVNHLLAPATPVEPQPQQAQKFVPEGDPV encoded by the coding sequence GTGAGCGTTCCCCTCGTGCGCGCCGTCACGGCAGAAGGACTGGGCACCTTCGCCCTGGTGTTCTTCGGGCCCGGCGCCGCCGTCGTGCAGGCTCAGACAGGTGCCCTGGGCCACCTCGGGGTCGCGGCCGTGTTCGGTCTGACCGTCACGGCCGTGATCGCGGCGCTGGCCCCGATCAGCGGCGCACACATCAACCCGGCCGCGACCTTCGCCCTGACGCTCGCCCGGCAGTTCCCGAGAGAGCGGGTGCTGCCGTACGTCGCGGCGCAGCTGACCGGGGCGGCGCTGGCCGCATACGCACTGCTGGCCCTGTTCGGCCTGAAAGGCAACCTGGGCGTGACGCTCCCGGCCGGCAGCCTTCCCCAGGCGTTCATCCTCGAACTGATCCTGACCTTCTTCCTGCTTCTGGTCGCGCTGCGCTCCGGGCTGCCCTGGGTGGTGGGCGGCGTGGTCGCGCTGGAAGCCGCGATGGGCGGACCGATCACCGGGGCGAGCATGAACCCCGCCCGCTCCTTCGGCCCGGCGCTGGCCAGCGGGATCTGGACGGCCCACTGGCTGTACTGGGTCGCCCCGCTGCTCGGCGCGGCCCTCGCCGTCGCCGTCAACCACCTTCTCGCGCCCGCCACGCCCGTCGAACCCCAACCGCAGCAGGCCCAGAAATTCGTGCCTGAAGGAGACCCCGTATGA
- a CDS encoding arsenate reductase ArsC, whose protein sequence is MTRVLILCTHNSARSQMAEALTRDAARRLGVNLEVHSAGTEATRVKDDAITVMNELGLDLSTHTSKTLWDVPDAQNFDYVVTVCDSAAEACPVYPGQTTRRHYPFVDPSGGSLDRWRAVRDQLRVQFEAFVQALKDGRDAPPTYEDSPAVTVA, encoded by the coding sequence GTGACCCGTGTCCTGATCCTGTGTACCCACAACTCCGCCCGCTCGCAGATGGCCGAGGCCCTGACCCGCGACGCCGCCCGCCGCCTCGGCGTGAACCTGGAGGTCCACTCGGCCGGGACCGAGGCCACCCGCGTCAAGGACGACGCGATCACCGTGATGAACGAACTGGGCCTGGACCTGAGCACCCACACCAGCAAGACCCTCTGGGACGTGCCGGACGCGCAGAACTTCGATTACGTGGTGACCGTGTGCGACAGCGCCGCCGAGGCCTGCCCCGTGTACCCCGGTCAGACCACCCGCCGCCACTACCCCTTCGTGGACCCGTCGGGCGGCAGCCTGGACCGCTGGCGGGCCGTGCGCGATCAGCTGCGGGTCCAGTTCGAGGCGTTCGTGCAGGCCCTGAAAGACGGCCGGGACGCGCCGCCCACCTACGAGGACAGCCCCGCCGTCACGGTGGCCTGA
- a CDS encoding metalloregulator ArsR/SmtB family transcription factor, which produces MISTATPTVLDQLKALAQDTRFELLRHLAAGERCVCDLEDLLQLPQSKVSYHLGVLREAGLVESEQRGKNTYYALNREPLFRLGGDLLVSLMPDHTALTDQSKSVC; this is translated from the coding sequence GTGATCTCCACTGCCACACCGACTGTACTTGATCAGCTCAAGGCCCTGGCCCAGGACACCCGCTTCGAGTTGTTACGGCACCTGGCGGCCGGTGAGCGCTGCGTGTGCGACCTCGAGGACCTGCTGCAACTGCCGCAGTCGAAGGTGTCGTATCACCTCGGCGTGCTGCGCGAGGCGGGACTGGTGGAGTCCGAGCAGCGCGGGAAGAACACCTACTACGCCCTGAACCGCGAGCCGCTGTTCCGGCTGGGCGGCGACCTGCTGGTCAGTCTGATGCCGGATCACACAGCCCTGACAGATCAATCCAAATCGGTATGTTAA
- a CDS encoding arsenate reductase ArsC, which produces MTDTSRLPRVLFLCTGNTARSQLAQVLLEHHGGGRYAVTSAGLEPGSVNPLTVQVLQESGLPTGHLQAKGVRPLIAEHFTYVITVCDRAEANCPIFPNATYRLHWPFEDPAAATGSDEERLAVFRRVRDEIEARIQAWVAPRA; this is translated from the coding sequence ATGACCGACACGTCCCGCCTGCCCCGCGTGCTGTTCCTGTGCACCGGCAACACTGCCCGTTCCCAGCTGGCCCAGGTGCTGCTTGAACACCACGGCGGCGGCCGTTACGCGGTCACGTCGGCCGGGCTGGAGCCGGGCAGCGTCAACCCGTTGACCGTGCAGGTGTTGCAGGAGTCCGGTCTGCCCACCGGGCACCTGCAGGCCAAGGGCGTCAGACCCCTGATCGCGGAGCACTTCACGTACGTCATCACGGTGTGTGACCGCGCGGAGGCGAACTGCCCGATCTTCCCGAACGCCACGTACCGGCTGCACTGGCCTTTCGAGGATCCGGCCGCCGCCACCGGCAGCGACGAGGAACGCCTCGCGGTGTTCCGGCGCGTGCGGGACGAGATCGAAGCCCGCATTCAGGCCTGGGTGGCGCCGCGCGCATGA